The Bacillota bacterium genomic sequence TCACATATACGACCACCATCCTTCCCTCCCCGGGGATTTGAAAGCTGCTTTTTCTTGTATTGAACCGATCGGTGCGGCAACGACAATCCTGGTCGAACTTTTAAAAAAAAGGGGTTTGCCGGTTGACCCTTTAGAGGCCACCCTTTTTTGTCTGGGAATTTACGAAGACACCGGTTCTCTTACCTTTCCTTCCACGACCCCGCGGGACGCGGAGGCTGCAGCCTTTCTGCTGCGCTGCGGGGCCAATTTGAACGTTGTCTCCAGTTACCTCGGTTACCCTTTGACGCCGGAGCAGAGAAGGTTGCTGCAAAAGCTGCTTGAAACAGGGCGGATTTCGGTAATTCACGGGCTGCGGATTTTTGTGACAAAGGCCAGGGAAAACCACTACATCCGGGGGTTGGATTTCCTGACCCACAAGATCGGCGAGATTGAAGACTTTGACGCGATTTTTACCCTCGTGCAAATGGTGGACCGGGTTTATCTGGTTGCGAGAAGCAAAACGAAGCTCCTTCGCGTTAACGAAATTCTTGGGGCCTGGCGGGGCGGGGGCCATGAACAGGCTGCATCTGCCATGGTGCGAAATGCCGATCTGGACGAAATCGAGCGGCAACTTTATGATTTTCTTCGTCAAAAGACGGAGCCGGGGCCGCTTGCCCGGGATCTCATGACAACACCGGTAAAAACAATTACACCCCTGACCTCCCTGAAGGAAGCAGGCCAGGTAATGCTGCGATACGGCCACTCCGGACTGCCCGTTGTCGAGGACGGGCGGCTGGTAGGGCTGATTTCCAGGCGGGATGTGGATAGAGCGCGCCAGTATGGTCTGGAGCACGCCCCTGTAAAGGGATACATGAGCAGGCAGATCGTGGCGATTCATCCGGAGACGACACTTGCGGAGATTCAGCAGCTTCTGGTAGAATACGACGTTGGACGGCTGCCTGTGCTTGGCCAGGAGGGGCAGATTCTCGGGATTGTTTCCCGGAGTGATGTTCTAAAGGTTTTGCACCAGGGGAAGTATCTTCACCCTTACCGGATTCTTTATTTAAGCGGAGATGCCGCTGACCAGGTCGTGTACGGAAGGAGCTGGAACATTTCCGGGCTGATGGAGCGGCGCCTGCCCCGATTCCTGCTGGAGTTTTTCCGGGAAAGCGGGATGCTCGGTGAGAAGCACGGGGCTTCAGTTTACCTTGCAGGAGATTTTGTAAGGGATCTTTTGCGGGGCGAGCCCGGCGCCCGGCTGGAAATCGTTGTTGAAGGCGGCTTCGAATTTATTCAGAAGCTGGGAGCGTACCTGAAGCAGCCTGTTTTAGGGGAGATTTCGCCGGATGGCCTCCAGCCTGTCTTTTTTGCGCTTCCCTCTGGTTATGCTGTTGCGGTGAATCTCGCCCGGGCCGAGTTTTACGAGTATCCGGCAACCCAGTTCAAGGCAGAATGCTCCTCCCTGCGCCACGATCTCTACCGGAGAGACTTTACCATTAACACTCTAGCTGTTGCTCTAAACCCTCCCTGCTTTGCTCAGCTGCTTGATTTCTTCGGGGGGCAGCGGGATTTGCTTAAAGGTTTGATTCGCGTGCTTCACAACTTCAGTTTTGTGGAGGATCCTCTGCGGATTTTACGCGCCTTGAGGCTTGAGCAGGCTCTGGGTTACCGCCTCGAAAGGCAGACGCAAATCCTCCTTGAAAATGCGGTTGCAGAGCATTTTCTTGAAAGGGTTCCCCCTGCCCGCATCAAGGATGAGCTTGAGGAGTGCCTGCGCGAAAAAAACCGCGCCGGGATCCTGCAACGGTTCGAAACTTTTAAACTGTGGGATCAGATTGCCGGGCTTTTAAGCGAAGAGGACTTGAGGGAAGTCTTAAACGGAAAGCCCTGAAAGCGAGGTTGACCATGCCTGATCTCAGTTTAACCAGGCTCCTCCTCTGGTTGCCTGCAGTGATTGTTGCCCTTACTTTTCATGAATTTGCCCACGGCAAAACCGCAGACTGGCTGGGAGATCCCACGCCTCGCTACCAGGGGAGGCTTACCTTAAATCCCTTTGTTCACATCGATCCGCTCGGCTTCCTTCTCCTTCTCGTTGCAGGTTTTGGTTGGGCGAAACCGGTTCAGGTCAATCCCTTAAACTTCCAGGGGGACCGGCGCAGGGGAATGATGCTTGTTGCCCTGGCAGGGCCTTTGATGAACCTTCTCGTGGCTTTCACCGGGGCCTTAATCATGAGCCTTGCTCTGCCCGGCGAGGTTCCCACCGGCACAGATCACCCCCTGGTGGGAATCCTGCGGGGGGTTATCGTGATCAACGTCTACCTTGCCCTTTTTAATTTGATCCCCATTCCTCCCCTGGACGGCGCAAAGGTTCTTGCGGGGATCTTTCCCGCCTCCGAACTTCATCGGCATCTGGAGGTTTACGGCCCTTTTATCTTGCTGGTCTTAATCTTCACGGGTTTTATCGGATGGATCATCCTCCCGCTGGCAAAATTTTTGATCGGTCTGATGAGTGTGATTACCCGCTGGATTGCACTTCCTTTCGTTGGCTTTTAAATTAAAGAACTTTTTACAGGAGAAGGGATGAATGATGAAACAGAGTACGATCTTGAGCGGAATGCGGCCCACAGGCCCTCTCCATCTGGGGCATTTAAGCGTGCTGGAAAACTGGGCCAGGCTCCAGGAAAAGCACCGCTGCTTTTTTATGGTTGCCGACTGGCATGCGCTGACGACGGCTTTTGACGAGCCTGGGCAGATTGTGGAAAACACCAGGGCGATGGTGCTGGACTGGCTGATGGTCGGGCTTGATCCCCAGAAAAGCACCATCTTCGTGCAGTCGCACGTAAAGGAGCATGCGGAGCTGCACCTTCTCTTTTCTCTGATTACACCTGTTTCCTGGCTTGAGCGCTGCCCTACTTATAAAGATCAGGTTCAACAGTTTCGGGAGCAGGGAAAGGATATTACCACATACGGATTTCTCGGTTACCCCCTCCTCCAGGCTGCGGATATTTTAATTTATAAAGCGGATCTCGTTCCGGTGGGGGAGGATCAGCTTCCGCACCTGGAATTGTGCCGGGAGGTGGCGCGCCGCTTTAACTACTTGTATAAGAGGACGATATTTCCCGAGCCGCAGGCTTACCTGGCCGAGGTTGCCCTCATTCCCGGGATAGATGGTCGGAAAATGAGCAAGAGCTACGGGAACGAAGTGCCCCTCGCGGCGACGCCGGAAGAAATAGAAAAGAAGGTGCGGATGATGGTGACGGACCCTGCCCGGATTCACGCCCGGGACCCCGGACACCCGGAGGTTTGTACAATCTATGCCCTGCACCGTCTTTTTAACCAGGCCCAGGTGGAAGAGCTGGAGCAGGTTTGCCGCCGGGGGGAAATCGGGTGCGTCCCCTGCAAAAAGAAGCTTTCCCAGATGATGATCGAGTTCCTCTCTCCTTACTGGGAGCGGCGCCGCGAGCTGGAAAAAGATCCGGATTACGTCTGGGATGTCCTGAGGCAGGGAGGGGAGCAGGCGCGCCTCCGGGCACGCCAGACCATGGAAGAGATTCGGGCGGCGATGGGATTTGAACTACCGCGTCAAGCTAGAGGCCTTTGAGGGGCCCCTGGACCTTCTCTTGAAGTTGATTGAAAGGCAGGAATTGCCGGTTGCTTTGATCTCGGTACGCGAGATCGTTGAGCAGTTTTTCGAGTATTTTGCCCGGGCGGAGTTTGCAGACTTCGAAGAGGCGGGCCAGTTTCTGGTGCTGGCGGCCACCCTGCTGGCAATTAAGGCTCAGCTGGTCCTGCCTTGCCGGGAAGAGGAGATGGAAATCGATTCTTCCTTCTTTCCTCAGGAGGAAGCCGAGGCGGGCGGGCCGGGGCACAACCTTTTAACTTACCAGCAGGTTCGGGAGGTAGCCGTAACCCTGGAGGCATGTGCCCGGAACTGGCAGCTGTGCCATAAACGGCCTCCTTTTTTGTTTCAGCAGAGGCCTGTCCCCCAGGCTGCCCGCGAGGATTTGCTCCGCCTGATTCAGGCCTTAAAAGAGATCCTGGCGCGGAAACCCCCTCTTTTCGAGCCCTATGAGGTCAAGCCGGTTCCGGTGGATCTCGGGGAGAGGATGGAGTATATTTTAAACCGGCTGCAACTCAAGCCCGGGGGTCTCCTTTTTTCAGAACTTTTTTCTCCTCCCGCGCCGAGAGAAGAGATTATCGTTACCTTTCTTGCCCTCTTGGAGCTGGTTTACCAGAGAAGGGTTAAAGTAAACCAGAGCGACGGCCGCGGGGAGATTGTTCTCACCCCGGCCGGCTCCGAAAAGACTCTCGGGAGGGATGAGGATGCCGGTCATTTTTCCTGATGAGGCAATGGCGGTAATAGATGCTCTTCTTTTTGCTTCATCAGAACCCCTTTCGGTAAAAATGCTCAGCGAGATTACAGGTTTTGCGCCGGAGGATGTAAAGCACTTTTTGGAGCGGTTGACTGAGCTTTACAACCGGCCGGGGCACGGACTGCGACTGGTAGAGGTGGCGCAGGGCTACCAGCTCGTGACCAGGCCTGAACATCACTCATACATTGAAAAACTTCGACAGGGGAGAGAAAAATTGCTTCCCCTTTCCCGGGCCGCCCTCGAAACCCTGGGCATTATTGCTTATTACCAGCCGGTAACCAGAGCAAAGATCGAAGCAATCCGGGGGGTTAAGGTGGACCACGTCCTTGCAAACCTCCTGGAGCGGGGGCTGATTAAAGAGGTGGGAAGGAGCGAGGGGCCGGGCAGGCCTGTTCTTTACGGGACGACTTCGAAGTTTTTGGAGTATTTTGGTCTCAAGGACCTCTCCGATTTACCCCCCCTTGATTCTCTGAAAGAGGCCTGAACTTGACCTCTTTCGCTTTGGAAAAGTAAAAATGGTATACTTTTCTGCACCAGGCGCAAAACTTATGGTTAGAGATGCTGCTTTAATCGAGGTGACCAGGGTTTTTGCGTGCCGGTGGTCTGATCATCTTCATATTCCTCTTGCTGGGGGCAGGGTTTTTTTTATTTTTTGTCTTGCCGGTGCAGGTTCGTTTTTTGCTTGAGAGGAGGGGAGGGAGGCAGTCTCTTCTCTTGAGGATTGGAATCTTCAACGGGAGGATAGGCATCGGAACCAGATTTTTTTCAGGGAGAAAAAAGAAGATGCTCTCTTCCCGGCTCAAGCTGATTGGAAAAATAAGGG encodes the following:
- a CDS encoding site-2 protease family protein yields the protein MPDLSLTRLLLWLPAVIVALTFHEFAHGKTADWLGDPTPRYQGRLTLNPFVHIDPLGFLLLLVAGFGWAKPVQVNPLNFQGDRRRGMMLVALAGPLMNLLVAFTGALIMSLALPGEVPTGTDHPLVGILRGVIVINVYLALFNLIPIPPLDGAKVLAGIFPASELHRHLEVYGPFILLVLIFTGFIGWIILPLAKFLIGLMSVITRWIALPFVGF
- a CDS encoding CBS domain-containing protein is translated as MEVITTHTNTDFDGFAGMIAARKLYPGAEIVLSGHTQPNVRSYMALYKDVWFPLRVSELPPAGIRRLVLVDTANSERLGNLRDLAARAEEIHIYDHHPSLPGDLKAAFSCIEPIGAATTILVELLKKRGLPVDPLEATLFCLGIYEDTGSLTFPSTTPRDAEAAAFLLRCGANLNVVSSYLGYPLTPEQRRLLQKLLETGRISVIHGLRIFVTKARENHYIRGLDFLTHKIGEIEDFDAIFTLVQMVDRVYLVARSKTKLLRVNEILGAWRGGGHEQAASAMVRNADLDEIERQLYDFLRQKTEPGPLARDLMTTPVKTITPLTSLKEAGQVMLRYGHSGLPVVEDGRLVGLISRRDVDRARQYGLEHAPVKGYMSRQIVAIHPETTLAEIQQLLVEYDVGRLPVLGQEGQILGIVSRSDVLKVLHQGKYLHPYRILYLSGDAADQVVYGRSWNISGLMERRLPRFLLEFFRESGMLGEKHGASVYLAGDFVRDLLRGEPGARLEIVVEGGFEFIQKLGAYLKQPVLGEISPDGLQPVFFALPSGYAVAVNLARAEFYEYPATQFKAECSSLRHDLYRRDFTINTLAVALNPPCFAQLLDFFGGQRDLLKGLIRVLHNFSFVEDPLRILRALRLEQALGYRLERQTQILLENAVAEHFLERVPPARIKDELEECLREKNRAGILQRFETFKLWDQIAGLLSEEDLREVLNGKP
- a CDS encoding segregation/condensation protein A encodes the protein MNYRVKLEAFEGPLDLLLKLIERQELPVALISVREIVEQFFEYFARAEFADFEEAGQFLVLAATLLAIKAQLVLPCREEEMEIDSSFFPQEEAEAGGPGHNLLTYQQVREVAVTLEACARNWQLCHKRPPFLFQQRPVPQAAREDLLRLIQALKEILARKPPLFEPYEVKPVPVDLGERMEYILNRLQLKPGGLLFSELFSPPAPREEIIVTFLALLELVYQRRVKVNQSDGRGEIVLTPAGSEKTLGRDEDAGHFS
- the trpS gene encoding tryptophan--tRNA ligase; translation: MKQSTILSGMRPTGPLHLGHLSVLENWARLQEKHRCFFMVADWHALTTAFDEPGQIVENTRAMVLDWLMVGLDPQKSTIFVQSHVKEHAELHLLFSLITPVSWLERCPTYKDQVQQFREQGKDITTYGFLGYPLLQAADILIYKADLVPVGEDQLPHLELCREVARRFNYLYKRTIFPEPQAYLAEVALIPGIDGRKMSKSYGNEVPLAATPEEIEKKVRMMVTDPARIHARDPGHPEVCTIYALHRLFNQAQVEELEQVCRRGEIGCVPCKKKLSQMMIEFLSPYWERRRELEKDPDYVWDVLRQGGEQARLRARQTMEEIRAAMGFELPRQARGL
- the scpB gene encoding SMC-Scp complex subunit ScpB, translated to MPVIFPDEAMAVIDALLFASSEPLSVKMLSEITGFAPEDVKHFLERLTELYNRPGHGLRLVEVAQGYQLVTRPEHHSYIEKLRQGREKLLPLSRAALETLGIIAYYQPVTRAKIEAIRGVKVDHVLANLLERGLIKEVGRSEGPGRPVLYGTTSKFLEYFGLKDLSDLPPLDSLKEA